In the genome of Pirellulales bacterium, one region contains:
- the fliJ gene encoding flagellar export protein FliJ, which yields MARFRFRLQTLLHLREAARDERRTALGEALAAEAVLLERRAEIDAQLQAQHELAQTRGLGPLDVDALLNIERYEMLLRAERQLLEKQLRSVQEEIEVRRAALAEADRQVRILERLRETQQDRFEHEARRLEHLQLDEVAAQRWLREARS from the coding sequence ATGGCCCGCTTCCGATTTCGCCTGCAGACGTTGCTGCACCTCCGCGAGGCCGCTCGCGACGAGCGGCGCACCGCCTTGGGCGAAGCCTTGGCAGCCGAAGCGGTGCTGCTCGAGCGCCGGGCCGAGATTGACGCGCAGTTACAGGCGCAGCACGAACTGGCCCAGACCCGGGGCCTGGGCCCGCTCGACGTCGATGCGCTGTTGAACATCGAGCGTTATGAAATGCTGTTGCGCGCTGAACGACAGCTGCTTGAAAAGCAATTGCGCTCCGTGCAGGAGGAAATCGAGGTCCGCCGCGCGGCACTGGCCGAAGCCGATCGCCAGGTGCGCATCCTCGAACGACTCCGCGAAACCCAACAAGATCGCTTCGAGCACGAAGCCCGCCGCCTGGAGCATCTACAGCTTGACGAGGTGGCTGCGCAGCGCTGGCTGCGGGAGGCCCGTTCATGA
- a CDS encoding FliI/YscN family ATPase encodes MLDLEAQVAQIMPTAIAGRVVRTLGLTAAVEGFPAPVGAVAEIERHAGAPVPAEVVGFNGGETILFPLSDMSGVRHGNAVRLVQTVPYLRVGPELLGRVIDARGRAIDGGPQPALAHRIPIQRSAPLATQRPRIDTPLSTGIRSIDGLLTCGRGQRMGIFAGPGVGKSVTLGMMARYTSADIRVIGLVGERGRELNEFLERDLGPEGRARSVVVVATSDEPAILRVRAALVATALAEYFRDLQQDVLLLVDSLTRFAMAQREIGLAAGEPPATRGYPPSVFAMLPKLVERAGRTTDGSITAFYSVLVEADDPNEPIGDAVRGLLDGHTWLSRKIASRGHYPAVDVLDSLSRLMSTIAPPEHQEAARFVRELLAAYRENEDLISIGAYRRGTNPVVDLAVDMRDEINLFLRQRIEEPATVESAREGLEALVRSAARRRNVPQPTTPAGRAPTPRTATA; translated from the coding sequence ATGCTCGACCTCGAAGCACAAGTCGCCCAGATCATGCCCACCGCGATCGCAGGTCGCGTCGTGCGAACTTTGGGACTTACCGCCGCCGTCGAAGGCTTTCCGGCGCCCGTCGGCGCCGTCGCCGAGATCGAGCGGCACGCCGGCGCACCCGTGCCGGCCGAGGTCGTGGGCTTCAACGGCGGCGAGACGATTCTGTTCCCCTTGAGCGATATGTCGGGAGTCCGGCACGGCAATGCGGTCCGCCTGGTGCAGACCGTACCCTACCTGCGCGTCGGACCCGAGCTGCTCGGGCGCGTGATCGACGCCCGAGGCCGCGCGATCGATGGCGGCCCGCAACCGGCACTGGCTCACCGGATTCCGATTCAGCGTTCTGCGCCCCTGGCCACGCAACGCCCGCGGATCGATACTCCCCTGTCGACGGGCATCCGTTCGATCGACGGCCTGCTGACTTGCGGGCGCGGCCAACGGATGGGCATCTTTGCCGGGCCAGGCGTGGGCAAGAGCGTGACTCTCGGCATGATGGCCCGGTACACCAGTGCCGACATCCGGGTGATCGGCCTGGTCGGCGAACGCGGCCGCGAGCTGAACGAATTCCTCGAGCGCGACCTGGGCCCCGAAGGGCGTGCCCGCAGCGTCGTGGTCGTGGCAACCAGCGACGAGCCGGCCATTCTGCGCGTGCGGGCGGCGCTCGTGGCGACGGCCCTTGCCGAATACTTTCGGGACCTGCAGCAAGACGTGCTGCTGCTAGTCGACTCGCTCACGCGGTTCGCGATGGCACAGCGCGAAATCGGGCTCGCGGCGGGCGAGCCGCCGGCGACGCGCGGCTATCCGCCCTCGGTCTTTGCCATGCTGCCGAAGCTCGTGGAGCGCGCCGGGCGCACCACGGATGGCAGCATCACGGCCTTTTATTCCGTGCTGGTCGAGGCCGACGATCCGAACGAGCCGATCGGCGACGCCGTGCGTGGGCTGCTCGATGGGCACACCTGGCTGTCGCGCAAGATCGCCTCGCGCGGCCACTACCCGGCGGTCGACGTGCTCGACAGCCTGAGCCGGCTGATGAGCACGATCGCGCCGCCCGAACACCAAGAGGCCGCGCGGTTCGTGCGCGAGCTGTTGGCCGCATATCGCGAGAACGAAGACCTGATTTCGATTGGCGCCTACCGGCGCGGCACCAACCCGGTCGTCGATCTGGCGGTCGACATGCGTGACGAGATCAATCTGTTCCTGCGGCAGCGTATCGAGGAGCCGGCCACGGTCGAATCAGCCCGCGAAGGACTCGAGGCCCTGGTGCGCAGCGCCGCGCGCCGGCGCAACGTCCCCCAACCGACAACCCCCGCCGGCCGCGCGCCGACCCCACGCACCGCAACCGCGTAA